A genomic stretch from Diprion similis isolate iyDipSimi1 chromosome 1, iyDipSimi1.1, whole genome shotgun sequence includes:
- the LOC124409095 gene encoding titin homolog, with the protein MDEDKVVSSPERENDEFSRIIGHTTFQHSWDVAVPGEEDLPLLPKSDEKPETVDTGSERSTTLEDSAEKEPEVLIQFENQEEKLYENEDSCDNEDSYGYDDQYDYHDAYGYDGSYEYDGSYDYEDPYGLNPMMFGRNNRLPTSNNGSHINPRLPLGNLHHLPPPSFWANTPPPRMMGTMRMPRFGTHMPMGQPLGPRGSMLPFRGPTPPMVTSALPSTSTSLSANTTAIESSTVSSQSPQLQNILNQASLIMQTQNPNLPNSGTSQTLHSSYLSTSSQPPGYGGSYPNSLNSNFQSHPSFNTSLDSSVYKTSIDLPSSPKAPGTTQESDLLVRSDNAYSPDDPTPDETVSSEAESNQVVRSNPVIDVSDIPTPQTPEKVEKIENTEKTDKLVPTNTVDAVESTSVVESPKMIKPVLGKAQAKKRLMAFANKFGVLPKVQPVKPKAKIETTVGKSETISKQHSSDGSRARTEKGKGKSKDKAKSLLDEVNDAKLKIESALEAQQQHSSSGKSKKHHEDRVPAIEEIVREESMTKGLQEYNNLTMNTERESSGRGSSGGKGRWKKSRHNHSDEENDHGLTPLRKFSERRRRYSRERDKDYKSKDEKGIKDQLTHKISQDKDSRKREKEKSSRESRRERKSKERDRKDFSNSPAVRSSKEIEKDREKERAKVKEKEKEKEREKKERERERVREKAKEQEREREKAREQEREKEREKEREKEKEKEFARSKNWVELKKSWLSLEEIVNRRKEDRLIKNRTAQDYAQHFDQMLMIGDHNLKRYPIIIEGQEGPREFPPESVRVTKRGRGPPVLFSENPQVSLLLNRQQLFQAVSSDRRDKMRQICEANRIHANLTEVDEVDQSRYWYKRMENVNSLEKATLSEGDATPGSKWESDITVVSLKEKRKVFEIVTEEAVGKNVILQWDDKDIGEVNKLKEPNVKEGICVTKSSGESSVQSYSHFRRLPLDTKLPSSQSPRDHYVHPESSKLVAVTERDDRESSPSDTAGDQKLASEYEQFIKMVSNDVPVPATNSDKITSTDSVPSSSSYSKPVLKQSTNSNTRDPSKLGKMNEDISVNDTLNDIDVSDVESTNKSDRTLESTLVAETESKKSKKVTATEIGSDRDTDAASSSKEEDSDASQSVPSDWENVKIKEEKLSDGSLDNKHLKKKKRRRKSSSDSSSSSSSSSSSSSDSSESEEDDEEEKKRRKIKKSKSQNKGKVIRKKSKKKAKSSSESDSSEDQSSDSSTEEERRVRSKRKRKLKKKGKKVIVKKKRKRKIKTDSSSSDSDRKLKRIKKKEDKQLRKKQKEKKKVSENNGELSKKKSVDMRKSEKKKTGNDIKESSKDSRGVKEEKIDLKKVDMPFHETDLVEKASVHRKNRVRECSLDGNSIMAEEANEFDSEEILCVPKRDPRKRANEKEKRKDRTHDTFLQEWEKESMRMTQQIMHGEEISMHGLDKKKGRSMNENSIGDPFNIQEDDKLKERVKEVKLLEEWEKESVRMTQQIMQEEPVFKETTDRKSKSKKSSSEWEEDDDFASTDNSNIPPISVLDQLTKRKERLTDEWEVDSLEENREVNEKKKAKLERKIEKDIKYDEKTDTYITIEREIGKDHKKKHNRLPALRIWEDEEEEGEKEAMMLIKDKFKHTKKGESKSKWDLDDLETNIETGGEWRNTEKLEDNQKLARNWEIERYDRTAWMNKEDNLEDTKNKKRKSDTQDIRRLKEYYQDNRNTTDQNKAELSGKVSPNDWIIMQAEEVSSSKCYSHKTGSLTPRTKLHEGFNSDEKSEKMKFLQHSSRKKWEDSDKTSDWEEAEEITTSNIATDLISGWTKSVDKMKLDEGGSSKTTDSSQQIKTSVYEPKKDKKSRWDVENSSKYSEPNEQLDLQKSDSDKLLLIEWEEEHNDWVKSTMPAQDQTPTKSISRDEDFVHSTSAVNDKASKLATDDKTKKRYKESNELCESYDLMASKKIDYTKNTSKNQKFSENIWSNENEEKTHNSLSSLIELNFKHTRSALSDQDSDSSDVTSEEANSVDANSSKYNKDNLELYSPSSPALSHRSEDMDISSGSNENHQKDDVLISNIPLPSDEFPVMFGCQVASIPMPVSPPSHISSVRTNGGSECKISVAVLKGSEKPTQNSQIEINTNEHTNSPKVGYNYTGVSLVPTDEKSKWESDDIDLKKLSSEHSDKSSVSSSSAEISVEKDTGKKSVDIFADFQSSSDSNGKSASENDFISNSVELDQKEDKLTSPLKLIPKQILIQRNSEFRSKSIPEAQKADITQGTISFKIQKKILQTSILPSDENEDTLDEVERQYKSENQCVDNSADIVQKLVVDDVVGVNPVKLSPVKASVRKDLLVRIEEKRTAPSKQFMKTSSPMFDRSMLKFEESERMDSDKYNDFLIDKRDVDKPIRRSISRSSSRSSHSRSRSRSRSRSQTRTRSRSRSRDRRKKSPERRERDRWGREDRRRTRGIETRERDKSRKRERLDTPTHESRIRSNIKYSDRGESRRRSSPSKGRLGDRRNRSKSPVTGKRTADRSRSRSPMGRRDRDRSPKRRVDGDKKMNNKDFFKGDEVSPAELKISEDRRERIIKSPIRYPVSSPGDDNSRKYGSAERKMDKERDRGRYRDGIERDRERSYDPMEILREKGFDMERHRKRLNAETEDRKHNWKYEVDDDRDKDTSRRLFPNEFELDFEEDRLGRASDSLDREIVEGSIKSHSLSRARYSEYNREQSEESRLKWTREKRRDRESPNCEVREGRSYSRSRSPPRLAHTRTSVDRYKTSRMSRSRSRTPERSMRSAKRLHRSRSASLVRDEDDSSLRESCTAGRRIETIVQSVSTVTGITGVIPDSTISDSELLPSNECVNHDSSLRYANNPNASTNEYYYYSEGNLTYPPRIEESHQPAAIGTSSPKRLSLDDRLELELGIKKKQQQQIPLTVQDSQHVGYHPAAFSTNIATYPSMPPTPIPPLQQQSYQQQQPKVLQVGNVLQVIPSEFTGITTPQRELSTIGVNSSSHVVRVGNVLQVVPTTLDWAAGPSSDTISSAYHRPCQPTTPIGVPPPSPAITLIPASTTSPIPVPRPAIIPPVVQPIYNYEAILEERKKGREERKKLREERRKEKEVMRIERRKRRAERLVKKNLTLRQQEGATFQLQHAPSPPTPTFTGGEDEEDEELISRDNSLPSCDGDPYQQIQQSEEQIDETVEGLNEGAVKEAKDGKTDWLPLLPPPAKGILISPGFGRESLSNGNPGYLFDVDEEDDEEVVGEEREQLDTSTDAEFAFTEEQVERQLQAIMEESKTKDVSVAGRSRDEEKDVEVRKRKVFRRRSRKSVQFADGVRPGEGTSPSGGEGDMPSPPPPISVLPLRNSNIINYNALRAGEKKIKVKKSKKKHQKIKPPKTKKKVKVKIIKLKKSRATVPSPLTIEDLDELDERSPPPPPPGSPPPPHLWPSYLAAYNGAVNLNPINTEPLPPPAALASPPPTPLPLLIPPPPLNYTIQPCNKT; encoded by the exons ATGGATGAAGACAAAGTCGTCAGTTCTCCTGAGAGAGAGAATGACGAATTCAGCAGAATCATTGGCCACACTACATTTCAACATTCTTGGGACGTCGCTGTGCCAGGCGAAGAAGATCTGCCACTTTTACCAAAGTCAGATGAAAAACCAGAGACTGTCGACACAGGCTCTGAAAGGAGTACTACATTAGAGGACTCGGCGGAAAAAGAGCCCGAAGTTcttattcaatttgaaaatcaggaggaaaaattgtatgaaaatgaaGATTCCTGTGACAATGAAGATTCCTATGGTTATGACGATCAATATGACTACCATGACGCTTATGGATACGATGGATCGTATGAATATGATGGATCATATGACTACGAAGATCCTTATGGACTAAATCCAATGATGTTCGGGAGAAATAATAGATTACCAACCAGTAATAATGGGTCCCATATTAATCCAAGACTACCGCTGGGAAATCTTCATCACTTACCACCTCCAAGTTTTTGGGCCAATACTCCACCTCCTAGAATGATGGGTACAATGCGAATGCCGAG attTGGAACTCATATGCCAATGGGTCAACCACTAGGGCCAAGAGGATCGATGTTACCGTTTCGGGGTCCGACACCACCAATGGTGACGAGTGCCTTGCCTAGTACTAGCACAAGTCTTTCTGCAAACACTACTGCCATTGAGAGTTCCACAGTTAGTTCACAGAGTCCGCAACTTCAGAATATTCTGAATCAAGCATCGCTTATTATGCAAACACAAAATCCAAACTTACCAAATTCCGGAACCTCTCAGACATTACATTCAAGTTATCTTTCAACTAGTAGTCAACCTCCTGGATATGGAGGAAGCTATCCGAACTCACTAAATTCTAATTTTCAGTCTCATCCTTCTTTCAATACTAGTTTGGATTCGTCAGTTTACAAAACCTCAATAGATTTACCCTCATCACCAAAAGCTCCAGGCACAACACAAG AGTCAGATCTTTTGGTACGCAGTGACAATGCTTATTCCCCTGATGATCCAACCCCAGATGAAACGGTCTCCTCCGAGGCTGAGAGTAACCAGGTAGTTCGAAGTAATCCGGTGATTGATGTCTCAGACATTCCGACACCCCAAACACCtgagaaagttgaaaaaattgaaaataccgAAAAAACTGACAAACTAGTGCCAACAAATACTGTAGATGCTGTCGAATCTACTAGTGTTGTTGAGAGTCCTAAAATGATAAAGCCTGTTTTGGGTAAAGCTCAAGCTAAAAAACGTCTTATGGcatttgcaaataaatttgGTGTTCTTCCCAAAGTTCAACCTGTCAAGCCCAAGGCAAAGATAGAAACTACTGTGGGGAAGTCTGAAACTATTTCGAAGCAACACAGTTCAGATGGTTCAAGGGCAAGGACAGAGAAAGGCAAGGGCAAAAGTAAAGATAAGGCAAAATCTTTACTTGACGAAGTGAATGATgctaaattgaaaatcgaatcaGCCCTGGAAGCACAACAGCAGCACAGCAGTAGCGGAAAGTCCAAAAAACATCATG AAGACAGAGTTCCAGCTATCGAGGAAATTGTTAGAGAAGAGTCAATGACCAAGGGTTTACAGGAGTATAATAACCTTACAA TGAATACTGAAAGAGAGTCGAGTGGGCGTGGCAGTAGTGGTGGAAAAGGAAGGTGGAAGAAATCACGCCACAATCATTCGGATGAAGAAAATGATCACGGTTTAACTCCACTAAGGAAGTTTTCAGAAAG AAGGAGAAGGTACAGCAGAGAGCGTGATAAGGACTATAAATCAAAGGATGAGAAAGGTATAAAGGATCAATTAACTCACAAGATTTCCCAGGATAAGGATTCccgcaaaagagaaaaagagaaaagtagTAGGGAAAGTCGaagggaaagaaaatcaaaagagAGAGATCGCAAGGATTTCAGCAATTCACCAGCAGTCCGGTCAtctaaagaaattgaaaaagatagGGAAAAGGAAAGAGCAAAGgtgaaggaaaaggaaaaagaaaaggaaagagaaaag aaggaaagagaaagagaaagagtaaGAGAAAAGGCAAAAGAacaggaaagagaaagagaaaaggcaCGAGAacaggaaagagaaaaggagagagaaaaggaaagagaaaaagaaaaagaaaaagaatttgcaAGATCTAAAAATTGGGtggagttgaaaaaatcttggCTCTCTTTGGAAGAAATAGTTAATCGACGAAAGGAAGATCGATTAATAAAGAACAG AACAGCACAAGATTACGCACAGCATTTCGACCAGATGTTAATGATAGGTGATCATAATTTGAAACGTTATCCTATCATAATTGAAGGACAGGAAGGACCCCGAGAATTTCCTCCAGAGTCCGTCCGAGTAACTAAACGAGGACGAGGACCTCCAGTactattttctgaaaatcctCAAGTATCGTTGCTACTCAATCGTCAACAGCTTTTCCAAGCTGTTTCCTCTGATCGGCGAGACAAGATGCGACAGATATGTGAAGCAAACCGTATCCA CGCGAATTTGACCGAAGTGGACGAAGTGGATCAATCCCGATATTGGTACAAGAGGATGGAAAATGTAAACTCGTTGGAAAAAGCTACATTGTCAGAAGGAGATGCTACTCCAGGGTCTAAGTGGGAAAGTGACATTACAGTTGTGTCTCtcaaagaaaagagaaaggtTTTTGAGATAGTTACAGAAGAGGCTGTAGGAAAGAATGTCATACTTCAGTGGGATGACAAAGATATTGGCGAAGTAAACAAACTTAAAGAGCCGAATGTGAAAGAAGGTATTTGCGTAACGAAATCATCTGGGGAATCTTCTGTGCAGTCCTACAGCCACTTCCGCAGATTGCCGCTGGATACTAAGCTACCTTCGTCTCAAAGTCCAC GTGATCATTATGTACATCCTGAATCAAGTAAACTTGTTGCTGTCACAGAGAGGGATGATCGTGAGTCTTCACCTTCTGATACTGCTGGGGACCAGAAACTTGCGTCGGAATACGAACAGTTCATAAAAATGGTCAGCAATGATGTTCCTGTACCAGCCACTAACTCTGATAAAATAACTTCAACTG ATTCGGTTCCCTCTTCGTCATCATACAGTAAACCTGTTTTGAAACAATCTACAAACAGTAATACCAGGGATCCATCAAAGTTGGGGAAAATGAATGAGGATATCTCAGTGAATGATACGCTCAATGACATAGACGTCAGCGATGTAGAAAGTACCAATAAATCTGATAGAACTCTGGAATCAACATTAGTAGCTGAAACTGAATCAAAGAAGTCTAAGAAAGTAACAGcaacagaaattggatcagatAGAGATACAGATGCTGCAAGCAGCAGCAAAGAAGAAGACTCCGACGCATCTCAATCAGTTCCTAGTGATTGGGAAAATGTTAAgatcaaagaagaaaaacttagCGATGGAAGTTTGGATAacaaacatttgaaaaaaaaaaagagacgtCGAAAGTCAAGTAGCGattcttcatcatcatcatcatcatcttcatcttcttcctcAGATTCTTCAGAATCTGAGGAAGATgacgaagaggagaaaaaaagaagaaagataaaaaaaagcaaaagccAAAATAAGGGAAAAGTAATtcgaaagaaatcaaagaagaAAGCCAAGTCAAGTTCAGAATCTGATAGCAGTGAGGATCAATCAAGCGATTCATCCACTGAGGAAGAAAGAAGAGTGAGAAGCAAAAGAAAacggaagttgaaaaaaaaggggaaaaaagtaATTGTTAAAAAGAAGCGcaagcgaaaaataaaaactgactCAAGTAGCTCTGACTCggatagaaaattgaaacgaatcaAGAAAAAAGAGGATAAGCAGttgcgaaaaaaacaaaaagagaagaagaaagtcTCAGAAAACAACGGTgaattgtcgaaaaaaaagtctgTAGACATgagaaaaagtgagaaaaagaaaaccggTAATGATATAAAAGAATCATCAAAAGATAGCAGAGGCgttaaagaagaaaagatcgatttaaaaaaagttgatatgcCATTCCATGAAACAGACTTGGTTGAGAAGGCATCTGTCCATCGGAAAAATCGTGTCCGAGAATGTAGCCTTGATGGTAATTCGATTATGGCAGAAGAGGCAAACGAGTTTGATAGTGAAGAAATCTTATGTGTACCGAAACGGGATCCGAGGAAAAGAgctaatgaaaaagaaaagagaaaggacAGAACTCATGATACCTTTTTACAGGAATGGGAGAAAGAAAGTATGCGAATGACCCAACAGATTATGCACGGAGAAGAAATTTCAATGCATggtcttgataaaaaaaaaggaaggagcATGAATGAAAACAGTATCGGCGACCCGTTCAATATTCAAGAAGACGATAAGTTAAAAGAACGGGTAAAAGAAGTTAAACTTTTGGAAGAATGGGAAAAAGAAAGTGTTCGAATGACGCAGCAAATAATGCAGGAAGAACCAGTATTCAAAGAAACTACAGATAGAAAAAGCAAAAGTAAGAAAAGTAGCAGTGAGTGGGAAGAAGATGACGATTTTGCTTCAACCGACAATTCAAACATTCCACCGATATCAGTACTAGACCAATTGACGAAACGAAAAGAACGCCTAACCGATGAATGGGAGGTCGACAGCTTGGAAGAGAATCGCGAAgttaatgagaaaaagaaagctaAGCTGgagagaaaaatcgagaaagaCATAAAGTATGATGAAAAGACAGATACCTATATAACTATTGAAAGAGAAATTGGCAAGGATCATAAGAAGAAACATAACAGATTGCCAGCCCTCAGAATATGGGAAgatgaggaagaagaaggtgAAAAGGAGGCAATGATGCTAATTAAAGATAAAtttaaacacacaaaaaaaggTGAATCAAAAAGCAAATGGGATTTGGATGACTTGGAGACAAACATAGAAACTGGAGGAGAATGGAGAAATACGGAAAAATTAGAAGATAATCAGAAACTCGCAAGAAATTGGGAAATTGAAAGATATGACCGTACTGCATGGATGAATAAAGAAGACAATCTGGAAGatacaaaaaataagaaacgtaAAAGTGACACGCAAGATATTAGACGGCTTAAAGAATATTATCAAGATAATCGTAATACTACTGATCAAAATAAAGCTGAACTTAGTGGAAAAGTATCACCCAATGACTGGATAATTATGCAGGCTGAAGAAGTATCAAGCAGTAAGTGTTATTCCCATAAAACTGGCAGCCTGACTCCTAGAACGAAATTACATGAAGGCTTCAACAGCGATGAGAAATCTGAAAAGATGAAATTCCTTCAACACagcagtagaaaaaaatgggaaGACAGTGATAAGACTAGCGATTGGGAGGAGGCAGAAGAGATTACCACTTCTAATATTGCTACGGACCTTATAAGTGGGTGGACGAAATCTGTTGATAAAATGAAACTGGATGAGGGTGGGAGTTCAAAGACCACAGATTCAAGTCAACAAATCAAAACGAGTGTTTATGAAccaaagaaagataaaaaaagtcGATGGgatgttgaaaattcaagcaagTACAGTGAACCAAATGAACAACTAGACCTTCAAAAGAGTGATTCGGATAAACTACTATTGATAGAGTGGGAGGAGGAACATAATGATTGGGTCAAAAGTACAATGCCAGCTCAAGATCAAACTCCCACTAAGTCGATATCACGCGATGAAGATTTTGTACATTCTACTTCCGCAGTAAATGATAAAGCTTCAAAATTGGCAACTGATGataaaaccaaaaaacgaTATAAGGAATCCAATGAATTATGTGAATCGTACGATTTGATGGCTTCTAAAAAGATTGATTACACGAAAAATACTTCGAAAAACCAAAAGTTTTCTGAAAATATATGGAGcaatgaaaatgaggaaaaaactcaCAATTCTCTGAGTTCGTTAatagaattgaatttcaaacatacGCGATCTGCTTTATCTGATCAGGATTCTGACAGTTCAGACGTTACTTCGGAAGAGGCTAACTCTGTGGATGCAAACTCATCAAAGTATAATAAGGACAATTTGGAATTATACAGTCCGAGTTCACCAGCTCTTTCGCACAGGTCTGAA GATATGGATATTTCAAGTGGCAGTAATGAAAATCACCAAAAGGATGACGTATTGATATCGAATATTCCATTGCCGTCGGATGAATTTCCAGTTATGTTTGGATGTCAAGTTGCTAGTATTCCAATGCCTGTTTCTCCCCCATCTCATATTTCTAGTGTCCGCACTAACGGTGGTTCTGAGTGCAAGATTAGTGTCGCCGTTTTGAAAGGATCAGAGAAACCTACCCAAAATTCACAAATTGAAATCAACACCAATGAGCATACTAATTCTCCGAAAGTTGGATACAACTACACTGGCGTTAGCCTAGTGCCTACTGATGAGAAGTCAAAATGGGAGTCTGACGATATTGATTTAAAGAAATTGAGCTCTGAACATTCTGACAAATCATCTGTCTCGAGTTCTAGTGCAGAAATCAGTGTCGAAAAAGACACCGGCAAGAAGAGTGTTGACATATTTGCTGattttcaatcaagcagtGACTCTAATGGAAAATCTGCGtcagaaaatgattttataagTAATAGCGTAGAACTTGATCAGAAGGAAGATAAACTTACATCTcctttaaaattaattccaaaACAAATCTTGATTCAACGTAACTCTGAATTCAGAAGCAAATCAATTCCCGAGGCACAAAAAGCAGACATAACTCAAGGTActatttcatttaaaattcagaaaaaaattctacaaacaAGTATTCTGCCAAGTGATGAGAACGAAGACACATTAGATGAAGTTGAAAGACAGTATAAGTCAGAGAATCAATGTGTTGATAACAGCGCGGATATTGTGCAAAAACTTGTAGTTGACGATGTAGTGGGCGTCAATCCGGTAAAGTTAAGTCCTGTGAAAGCTAGCGTACGAAAGGATTTGTTAGTCAGAATAGAGGAGAAAAGAACAGCACCTAGTAAACAGTTCATGAAAACGTCGAGTCCCATGTTTGATAGAAGCATGCTAAAGTTCGAAGAATCAGAAAGAATGGATAGTGACAAGTACAACGATTTTCTAATCGATAAACGAGATGTTGATAAGCCTATTCGACGTTCAATCTCCCGATCTTCATCTCGGTCATCACATTCACGATCACGATCGCGATCGCGATCAAGATCACAAACGCGAACACGATCACGGTCACGCTCTCGAGATCGCAGAAAGAAAAGTCctgaaagaagagagagagataggtgGGGTAGAGAAGATCGAAGACGAACCAGGGGAATTGAAACAAGAGAAAGAGACAAATCAAGAAAAAGGGAACGACTTGACACTCCGACTCACGAAAGTAGAATTAGAAGTAACATCAAGTACTCTGACAGAGGAGAGAGCCGCAGACGAAGTAGTCCAAGCAAAGGTAGACTTGGTGACAGACGGAACCGATCGAAAAGTCCTGTTACAGGTAAACGTACGGCTGATCGAAGCAGAAGTCGTAGCCCAATGGGTAGACGAGATCGTGATAGGAGTCCAAAGAGAAGAGTAGATGGAGATAAGAAGATGAATAACAAAGATTTCTTCAAAGGCGATGAAGTTTCTCCagctgaattaaaaatttctgaggATAGAAGGGAGAGAATCATCAAAAGTCCAATTAGATATCCGGTTTCAAGTCCTGGGGATG ATAACAGTAGGAAGTACGGAAGTGCAGAACGTAAGATGGATAAAGAAAGAGATCGAGGGAGGTACAGGGATGGTATtgaaagagatagagagaggtCTTATGACCCAATGGAAATACTCAGAGAAAAGGGCTTTGACATGGAACGACATCGTAAGAG ATTAAATGCAGAAACTGAAGATAGAAAGCATAACTGGAAGTATGAGGTTGACGATGATAGAGATAAAGATACTTCGAGACGCTTGTTTCCGAATGAATTTGAACTCGATTTCGAAGAGGATCGTCTGGGTAGAGCTAGTGATAGCTTGGATAGAGAGATAGTGGAAGGATCCATTAAATCACACTCATTGTCCAGAGCAAGATACAG TGAATACAACAGGGAACAAAGCGAAGAATCACGATTGAAATGGACTAGAGAGAAACGTAGGGATAGAGAATCTCCAAATTGTGAAGTACGTGAAGGTAGATCTTATTCAAGATCGAGATCTCCACCTCGACTAGCACATACTAGGACGTCAGTAGATCGATATAAGACTTCACGTATGAGTAGGTCAAGATCTCGAACTCCAGAGAGAAGTATGAGGTCTGCAAAAAGGCTACATAGATCAAG atCTGCATCTCTTGTAAGAGACGAAGATGATTCATCGTTACGAGAAAGTTGTACTGCCGGTAGAAGGATAGAAACCATTGTACAATCAGTATCTACTGTCACAGGGATTACAGGAGTTATTCCTGACTCTACAATATCTGATTCGGAGCTTCTGCCAAGCAATGAATGTGTAAACCACGATAGCTCGTTGCGATATGCAAATAATCCCAATGCCAGTACAAATGAGTACTATTATTACTCTGAGGGAAATTTAACATATCCTCCCCGCATAGAAGAGTCGCATCAACCAGCTGCCATTGGAACAAGTTCTCCTAAGCGTCTTTCTCTCGATGACAG GTTGGAATTAGAATTGGGAATCAAAAAGAAGCAACAACAACAGATTCCGCTCACTGTACAGGATAGTCAACATGTCGGTTATCATCCTGCGGCCTTTTCTACTAATATTGCAACTTATCCATCTATGCCTCCTACCCCGATACCACCACTGCAACAGCAATCTTATCAACAGCAACAACCGAAGGTGCTCCAG GTTGGTAACGTTCTGCAAGTTATACCTTCGGAATTTACCGGTATTACCACTCCGCAACGAGAGTTATCTACTATTGGGGTAAACAGTTCTAGTCACGTGGTACGTGTAGGTAATGTTCTTCAAGTTGTTCCAACAACTCTCGATTGGGCTGCTGGACCTTCTTCGGATACAATAAGCTCCGCATATCATCGCCCTTGTCAGCCTACTACTCCTATTGGAGTTCCACCCCCATCGCCTGCGATAACTCTCATCCCTGCTAGCACCACTTCGCCTATTCCCGTACCTAGGCCAGCAATAATTCCAC CAGTCGTTCAACCGATTTATAATTATGAAGCGATCTTGGAAGAGCGTAAGAAAGGGCGGGAGGAACGGAAGAAACTTAGGGAAGAAcgtaggaaagaaaaagaagtgatGAGAATTGAGAGAAGAAAACGACGTGCAGAACGTCTTGTGAAGAAAAACCTCACCCTCCGTCAGCAGGAAGGGGCTACTTTTCAGCTGCAGCACGCGCCATCCCCACCTACACCGACTTTTACTGGaggagaagatgaagaagacgaGGAATTAATTTCCAGAGACAATTCACTACCTAGTTGCGATGGTGATCCGTATCAACAAATCCAACAATCGGAAGAACAAATTGATGAAACCGTCGAAGGATTAAACGAGGGAGCCGTGAAAGAAGCAAAGGATGGCAAGACTGACTGGCTGCCTCTTTTACCACCACCAGCTAAAGGCATTTTAATATCTCCTGGTTTTGG AAGAGAGTCTTTGTCAAACGGGAATCCAGGCTATCTGTTTGATGTAGATGAGGAGGATGATGAGGAGGTGGTAGGTGAGGAACGAGAACAACTAGATACTAGTACCGATGCTGAATTTGCGTTTACGGAAGAACAAGTAGAGAGACAACTCCAAGCAATAATGGAAGAATCAAAAACCAAAGACGTATCTGTTGCGGGACGATCACGAGACGAAGAGAAAGACGTTGAAGTTcggaaaagaaaagttttcagaaggAGGAGTAGAAAGTCTGTACAGTTTGCCGATGGGGTTAGGCCAGGAGAAGGAACCAGTCCAAGCGGCGGTGAAGGTGATATGCCATCGCCACCACCGCCGATATCCGTCTTGCCTTTACGGAACAGCAATATTATAAACTACAATGCTCTTCGAGCGGGCGAGAAGAAGATAAAggttaaaaaatcgaagaaaaaacatcAGAAGATCAAACCACccaagacgaagaagaaggtcAAG gtaaaaattataaaattgaaaaaatctcggGCTACTGTTCCTTCTCCACTGACAATTGAGGATTTGGACGAGTTGGACGAACGATCGCCGCCCCCTCCTCCGCCAGGATCTCCGCCACCGCCGCATCTTTGGCCGTCTTATCTTGCGGCTTACAATGGAGCGGTGAATTTGAATCCTATAAATACCGAACCTTTGCCTCCTCCTGCGGCTCTAGCTTCACCACCACCAACCCCACTTCCTCTTTTGATTCCTCCACCACCTTTAAACTATACAATTCAACCCTGCAATAAAActtag